The Cucurbita pepo subsp. pepo cultivar mu-cu-16 chromosome LG08, ASM280686v2, whole genome shotgun sequence genome contains a region encoding:
- the LOC111800715 gene encoding aspartyl protease family protein 1-like isoform X1, which yields MASPSPFSLTLCVFFSVFSFLSYSSLALGSFSFDIHHRYSDVVRGILPVDGLPEEGTVDYYAAMVRRDILLHGRRLSEDQPPLTFLLGNETVRVNPLGFLHYAKVTVGTPKVSYLVALDTGSDLFWLPCDCVNCVTEYNTSEGRARFNIYSPSNSSTSKEVPCSSSLCQHANQCFSPSDPCPYKVSYLSDNTSSTGYLVEDILHLATNDGRSKPVNANITLGCGRDQSGAFLSTAAPNGLFGLGIESVSVPSILANEGLTSNSFSLCFGPRGMGRIEFGDKGSPGQSETPFNVGHRHPTYNISITQLNVGGNVSNLDFAAVFDSGTSFTYLNEPAYSLIADKFDSMVDEKRYMGNLDIPFENCYELSPNQTKFRYPVMNLTMKGGAHFFINHPIVVLASEATSWFYCLAISRSDNINIIGQNFMAGYHIVFDREKMVLGWKESNCTGYEDVKTNNLPIHPSTAPTAAPAPGTTIKPEANSQMNNSSETLDKPRSANNSEKLGSAVILRLLMAAVPFLCFV from the exons ATGGCTTCCCCTTCTCCCTTTTCCCTAACGCTTTGCGTTTTCTTTTCCGTTTTCAGCTTCCTTTCCTATTCCTCTCTCGCTCTCGGATCTTTTAGCTTCGATATCCACCACCGTTACTCCGACGTCGTCCGTGGAATCCTCCCCGTCGATGGCTTACCGGAGGAAGGGACTGTTGACTACTACGCCGCCATGGTCCGTAGGGATATTCTTCTTCATGGTCGTCGACTTTCTGAAGATCAGCCACCCCTCACTTTCCTCCTCGGCAACGAAACTGTTCGAGTTAACCCGCTGGGATT CCTGCATTACGCTAAGGTTACAGTGGGAACGCCTAAGGTTTCGTATTTAGTGGCGTTGGATACTGGCAGCGATTTGTTCTGGTTACCATGTGATTGTGTTAATTGTGTTACAGAGTATAATACATCCGAAGGG AGAGCAAGGTTTAATATCTACAGCCCCAGTAATTCATCAACTAGCAAGGAGGTCCCATGTAGTAGTTCTTTGTGTCAACATGCAAACCAATGCTTTTCACCAAGTGACCCGTGCCCCTATAAGGTTTCGTACCTTTCTGATAACACCTCGTCTACTGGCTACTTGGTCGAGGATATATTGCACTTAGCCACAAACGATGGCCGATCAAAACCCGTTAATGCAAATATTACTCTGGG GTGTGGTCGGGACCAGAGTGGTGCATTTTTAAGCACGGCAGCACCAAATGGTTTATTTGGGCTCGGAATCGAGAGTGTTTCGGTTCCTAGCATCTTGGCAAATGAAGGACTcacttcaaattctttttccttatgTTTTGGACCTCGTGGAATGGGAAGAATTGAGTTTGGAGATAAAGGTAGTCCAGGTCAAAGTGAAACACCATTTAACGTAGGACATAGGCA TCCTACTTATAACATCAGCATCACTCAGTTAAATGTGGGAGGAAATGTTTCCAATCTTGATTTTGCTGCAGTTTTCGATTCTGGGACCTCGTTTACCTACTTGAACGAACCGGCCTATTCGCTCATTGCTGACAAA TTCGATTCTATGGTTGACGAAAAGCGGTATATGGGGAATTTAGACATCCCTTTTGAGAACTGCTATGAACTGAG CCCAAATCAAACCAAGTTCAGATACCCTGTGATGAATCTGACAATGAAAGGTGGTGCTCATTTTTTCATCAACCATCCAATAGTTGTGCTTGCCAGCGAAGCCACATCATGGTTTTATTGTCTTGCCATTTCTAGAAGTGACAACATAAACATCATTGGAC AAAACTTCATGGCTGGTTATCACATAGTTTTTGACCGTGAAAAGATGGTTTTGGGATGGAAGGAATCAAACT GCACCGGTTATGAGGATGTTAAAACGAACAATCTTCCCATCCATCCATCGACTGCACCCACCGCGGCCCCTGCCCCTGGCACAACAATCAAGCCAGAAGCCAACAGCCAGATGAATAACAGTTCTGAAACATTAGACAAACCAAGATCTGCAAATAATAGCGAAAAGCTTGGAAGCGCAGTCATTCTCAGGTTGTTAATGGCTGCTGTTccatttttgtgttttgtttga
- the LOC111800715 gene encoding aspartyl protease family protein 1-like isoform X2 encodes MVRRDILLHGRRLSEDQPPLTFLLGNETVRVNPLGFLHYAKVTVGTPKVSYLVALDTGSDLFWLPCDCVNCVTEYNTSEGRARFNIYSPSNSSTSKEVPCSSSLCQHANQCFSPSDPCPYKVSYLSDNTSSTGYLVEDILHLATNDGRSKPVNANITLGCGRDQSGAFLSTAAPNGLFGLGIESVSVPSILANEGLTSNSFSLCFGPRGMGRIEFGDKGSPGQSETPFNVGHRHPTYNISITQLNVGGNVSNLDFAAVFDSGTSFTYLNEPAYSLIADKFDSMVDEKRYMGNLDIPFENCYELSPNQTKFRYPVMNLTMKGGAHFFINHPIVVLASEATSWFYCLAISRSDNINIIGQNFMAGYHIVFDREKMVLGWKESNCTGYEDVKTNNLPIHPSTAPTAAPAPGTTIKPEANSQMNNSSETLDKPRSANNSEKLGSAVILRLLMAAVPFLCFV; translated from the exons ATGGTCCGTAGGGATATTCTTCTTCATGGTCGTCGACTTTCTGAAGATCAGCCACCCCTCACTTTCCTCCTCGGCAACGAAACTGTTCGAGTTAACCCGCTGGGATT CCTGCATTACGCTAAGGTTACAGTGGGAACGCCTAAGGTTTCGTATTTAGTGGCGTTGGATACTGGCAGCGATTTGTTCTGGTTACCATGTGATTGTGTTAATTGTGTTACAGAGTATAATACATCCGAAGGG AGAGCAAGGTTTAATATCTACAGCCCCAGTAATTCATCAACTAGCAAGGAGGTCCCATGTAGTAGTTCTTTGTGTCAACATGCAAACCAATGCTTTTCACCAAGTGACCCGTGCCCCTATAAGGTTTCGTACCTTTCTGATAACACCTCGTCTACTGGCTACTTGGTCGAGGATATATTGCACTTAGCCACAAACGATGGCCGATCAAAACCCGTTAATGCAAATATTACTCTGGG GTGTGGTCGGGACCAGAGTGGTGCATTTTTAAGCACGGCAGCACCAAATGGTTTATTTGGGCTCGGAATCGAGAGTGTTTCGGTTCCTAGCATCTTGGCAAATGAAGGACTcacttcaaattctttttccttatgTTTTGGACCTCGTGGAATGGGAAGAATTGAGTTTGGAGATAAAGGTAGTCCAGGTCAAAGTGAAACACCATTTAACGTAGGACATAGGCA TCCTACTTATAACATCAGCATCACTCAGTTAAATGTGGGAGGAAATGTTTCCAATCTTGATTTTGCTGCAGTTTTCGATTCTGGGACCTCGTTTACCTACTTGAACGAACCGGCCTATTCGCTCATTGCTGACAAA TTCGATTCTATGGTTGACGAAAAGCGGTATATGGGGAATTTAGACATCCCTTTTGAGAACTGCTATGAACTGAG CCCAAATCAAACCAAGTTCAGATACCCTGTGATGAATCTGACAATGAAAGGTGGTGCTCATTTTTTCATCAACCATCCAATAGTTGTGCTTGCCAGCGAAGCCACATCATGGTTTTATTGTCTTGCCATTTCTAGAAGTGACAACATAAACATCATTGGAC AAAACTTCATGGCTGGTTATCACATAGTTTTTGACCGTGAAAAGATGGTTTTGGGATGGAAGGAATCAAACT GCACCGGTTATGAGGATGTTAAAACGAACAATCTTCCCATCCATCCATCGACTGCACCCACCGCGGCCCCTGCCCCTGGCACAACAATCAAGCCAGAAGCCAACAGCCAGATGAATAACAGTTCTGAAACATTAGACAAACCAAGATCTGCAAATAATAGCGAAAAGCTTGGAAGCGCAGTCATTCTCAGGTTGTTAATGGCTGCTGTTccatttttgtgttttgtttga
- the LOC111800715 gene encoding aspartyl protease family protein 1-like isoform X3 — MDMGSYNNLCQASSGLDIYLSGLRSLQNKEIRNPRARFNIYSPSNSSTSKEVPCSSSLCQHANQCFSPSDPCPYKVSYLSDNTSSTGYLVEDILHLATNDGRSKPVNANITLGCGRDQSGAFLSTAAPNGLFGLGIESVSVPSILANEGLTSNSFSLCFGPRGMGRIEFGDKGSPGQSETPFNVGHRHPTYNISITQLNVGGNVSNLDFAAVFDSGTSFTYLNEPAYSLIADKFDSMVDEKRYMGNLDIPFENCYELSPNQTKFRYPVMNLTMKGGAHFFINHPIVVLASEATSWFYCLAISRSDNINIIGQNFMAGYHIVFDREKMVLGWKESNCTGYEDVKTNNLPIHPSTAPTAAPAPGTTIKPEANSQMNNSSETLDKPRSANNSEKLGSAVILRLLMAAVPFLCFV, encoded by the exons atggaTATGGGTTCATATAACAATCTGTGTCAAGCTTCAAGTGGGTTGGACATTTATCTGAGTGGTTTAAGATCTTTACAGAATAAGGAGATTCGAAATCCA AGAGCAAGGTTTAATATCTACAGCCCCAGTAATTCATCAACTAGCAAGGAGGTCCCATGTAGTAGTTCTTTGTGTCAACATGCAAACCAATGCTTTTCACCAAGTGACCCGTGCCCCTATAAGGTTTCGTACCTTTCTGATAACACCTCGTCTACTGGCTACTTGGTCGAGGATATATTGCACTTAGCCACAAACGATGGCCGATCAAAACCCGTTAATGCAAATATTACTCTGGG GTGTGGTCGGGACCAGAGTGGTGCATTTTTAAGCACGGCAGCACCAAATGGTTTATTTGGGCTCGGAATCGAGAGTGTTTCGGTTCCTAGCATCTTGGCAAATGAAGGACTcacttcaaattctttttccttatgTTTTGGACCTCGTGGAATGGGAAGAATTGAGTTTGGAGATAAAGGTAGTCCAGGTCAAAGTGAAACACCATTTAACGTAGGACATAGGCA TCCTACTTATAACATCAGCATCACTCAGTTAAATGTGGGAGGAAATGTTTCCAATCTTGATTTTGCTGCAGTTTTCGATTCTGGGACCTCGTTTACCTACTTGAACGAACCGGCCTATTCGCTCATTGCTGACAAA TTCGATTCTATGGTTGACGAAAAGCGGTATATGGGGAATTTAGACATCCCTTTTGAGAACTGCTATGAACTGAG CCCAAATCAAACCAAGTTCAGATACCCTGTGATGAATCTGACAATGAAAGGTGGTGCTCATTTTTTCATCAACCATCCAATAGTTGTGCTTGCCAGCGAAGCCACATCATGGTTTTATTGTCTTGCCATTTCTAGAAGTGACAACATAAACATCATTGGAC AAAACTTCATGGCTGGTTATCACATAGTTTTTGACCGTGAAAAGATGGTTTTGGGATGGAAGGAATCAAACT GCACCGGTTATGAGGATGTTAAAACGAACAATCTTCCCATCCATCCATCGACTGCACCCACCGCGGCCCCTGCCCCTGGCACAACAATCAAGCCAGAAGCCAACAGCCAGATGAATAACAGTTCTGAAACATTAGACAAACCAAGATCTGCAAATAATAGCGAAAAGCTTGGAAGCGCAGTCATTCTCAGGTTGTTAATGGCTGCTGTTccatttttgtgttttgtttga
- the LOC111799580 gene encoding uncharacterized protein LOC111799580, producing the protein MAFARCLLPLPLETLKHPTPLIFASSSSSSSSSSTQCSFTVAFNSASRQRGDFNLPISTLCCKMGHRVKAKPHDSEATVVAGSFTEFKHLLLPITDRNPFLSEGTRQAIATTAALAKNNGADITVILIDEKQKESFPEHENQLSSIRWHLSEGL; encoded by the exons ATGGCGTTTGCTCGCTGCTTGCTCCCTCTTCCTCTCGAGACTTTGAAGCATCCCACTCCTTTAATTttcgcttcttcttcttcttcttcttcttcttcttccactcAATGTTCTTTCACTGTCGCGTTTAATTCCGCTTCTCGTCAGCGCGGTGATTTTAATCTCCCAATCTCCACTCTCTGCTGCAAAATGGGCCATCGCG TGAAAGCCAAGCCACATGATTCGGAAGCAACAGTAGTTGCCGGCTCCTTCACTGAATTCAAACACCTGCTGCTTCCAATAACTGATCGCAATCCTTTTCTTTCAGAGGGAACGAGACAG GCTATTGCTACTACTGCTGCTTTGGCAAAGAACAATGGAGCTGACATAACAGTAATCT TGATTGATGAAAAGCAGAAAGAATCGTTTCCAGAGCACGAGAACCAACTCTCGAGCATTCGTTGGCATTTGTCTGAAG GTTTGTAG
- the LOC111800196 gene encoding uncharacterized protein LOC111800196, whose protein sequence is MYITLLSLFETCLISVKAKPHDSEATVVAGSFTEFKHLLLPITDRNPFLSEGTRQAIATTAALAKNNGADITVILIDEKQKESFPEHENQLSSIRWHLSEGGFQEYKLLERLGDGSKPTAIIGEVADDLNLDLVVLSMEAVHSKHVDANLLAEFIPCPVMLLPL, encoded by the exons ATGTACATCACTCTTTTAAGTCTG TTTGAAACTTGTTTGATATCAGTGAAAGCCAAGCCACATGATTCGGAAGCAACAGTAGTTGCCGGCTCCTTCACTGAATTCAAACACCTGCTGCTTCCAATAACTGATCGCAATCCTTTTCTTTCAGAGGGAACGAGACAG GCTATTGCTACTACTGCTGCTTTGGCAAAGAACAATGGAGCTGACATAACAGTAATCT TGATTGATGAAAAGCAGAAAGAATCGTTTCCAGAGCACGAGAACCAACTCTCGAGCATTCGTTGGCATTTGTCTGAAG GTGGATTCCAAGAGTATAAATTGTTAGAGCGGCTGGGGGATGGGAGCAAGCCAACAGCAATCATTGGGGAGGTAGCTGATGATCTGAACTTAGATTTGGTAGTTCTAAGCATGGAAGCTGTTCATTCTAAGCATGTGGATGCAAACCTTTTGGCTGAGTTCATTCCATGCCCTGTTATGCTCTTACCACTTTGA
- the LOC111800429 gene encoding SKP1-like protein 1A has product MSSSKKIVLKSSDGDTFEIDEAAALQSQAIRHMIEDDCADNVIPLPNVTSKILAKVIEYCRKHVDASSADPPLSEQDLNAWDRDFADVDQATLFDLLLAANYLSINSLLDLTCRTVANMFRGKTPEEVRKTFNIKNDFTPEEEAEIRRENQWAFE; this is encoded by the exons ATGTCCTCTTCCAAGAAGATCGTTCTCAAGAGCTCCGATGGCGACACTTTTGAAATCGACGAGGCGGCCGCCCTCCAGTCACAGGCCATCCGCCACATGATCGAGGACGATTGTGCCGATAACGTCATCCCTCTTCCAAATGTCACCAGCAAGATCCTCGCCAAGGTTATCGAGTACTGCCGCAAGCATGTCGATGCTTCCTCCGCCGATCCCCCCCTCTCTGAACAAGATCTCAATGCCTGGGACCGGGACTTCGCTGATGTTGATCAGGCCACACTTTTCGATCTCCTTCTG GCTGCAAATTATCTGAGCATCAATAGCTTGTTAGACCTGACATGCCGAACAGTAGCTAACATGTTCAGGGGAAAAACTCCAGAGGAGGTCAGAAAGACCTTCAACATCAAGAACGACTTCACACCGGAGGAAGAGGCGGAAATTCGTAGGGAGAATCAGTGGGCTTTTGAATGA
- the LOC111800428 gene encoding protein MID1-COMPLEMENTING ACTIVITY 1-like: MSSWDTLGELANVAQLTGIDAVRLISMIVKSASTARMHKKNCRQFAQHLKLIGNLLEQLKISELKRYPETREPLEQLEDALRKSYILVNSCQDRSYLYLLAMGWNIVYQFRKAQNEIDRYLRLVPLITLVDNARVRERLEDIEKDQREYTLDDDDKRIHEVILNPEPSTDEAMVLKKSLSCSYPNLPFNKALQKENEKLQLELQRSQANLNVGECEVIQRLISVTESVAATSRHEKHSPERVHKVVENTHVDANNGHSSDESYYKNNDTQTTSRKNSSVSSGHGLLSIRGSDGYGEWHTDLLDCCAKPSLCLKTFFYPCGTFSRIATVATDRHTSPGEACNDLLAYTLILSCCCYTCCVRRKLRKMLNITGGYVDDFLSHLLCCCCALVQEWREVEIRGVYGPEKTKTSPPPSQYMES; the protein is encoded by the exons ATGTCTTCGTGGGATACACTTGGGGAGTTAGCCAATGTGGCCCAGCTTACGGGCATTGATGCAGTTCGTTTGATTTCTATGATAGTGAAATCGGCGAGCACTGCACGAATGCACAAAAAGAATTGCAGGCAATTTGCTCAGCACCTGAAGTTGATTGGAAACCTGCTGGAGCAACTTAAGATATCGGAACTTAAGAGGTATCCTGAGACTCGGGAGCCTCTAGAACAGCTAGAAGATGCTTTAAGAAAGTCGTATATTTTGGTCAACAGCTGCCAGGATCGCAGCTATCTCTATCTGCTTGCCATGGGATGGAACATTGTATATCAATTCAGGAAGGCCCAGAATGAAATTGACAGATACCTGCGCCTTGTTCCTTTGATTACACTCGTTGACAATGCCAGAGTCAGG GAGAGACTAGAGGATATTGAAAAGGATCAGCGCGAATATACTTTGGATGACGACGACAAAAGAATTCATGAAGTAATTCTGAACCCAGAACCTTCGACAGACGAGGCAATGGTGTTGAAAAaatctctttcttgttcttatccGAACTTGCCTTTCAACAAAGcactacaaaaagaaaacgagaAGCTCCAGCTAGAACTACAACGGTCACAAGCTAATCTGAATGTGGGTGAATGTGAGGTTATTCAACGTTTGATAAGTGTCACTGAATCTGTAGCTGCAACTTCTCGTCATGAGAAACATTCACCTGAAAGAGTCCATAAAGTAGTGGAAAATACGCATGTAGATGCCAACAATGGACATTCATCTGATGAAAGTtactataaaaataatgatactCAGACAACCTCAAG AAAAAATTCTTCTGTTTCATCAGGACATGGTCTGCTCTCAATCAGGGGGTCTGATGGGTATGGTGAATGGCACACTGACTTACTTGATTGTTGTGCAAAACCTTCTCTGT GTCTTAAGACTTTTTTCTATCCTTGTGGGACTTTTTCAAGGATTGCTACTGTTGCAACCGATAGGCATACAT CACCAGGAGAAGCATGTAATGATTTGTTGGCATATACATTGATACTATCGTGCTGTTGCTATACTTGCTGTGTTAGAAGAAAGCTTCGCAAGATGCTGAACATCACG GGAGGTTATGTTGATGACTTTCTCTCCCATCTTTTGTGTTGCTGCTGTGCCCTAGTACAAGAATGGCGAGAAGTCGAGATACGCGGGGTTTACG GTCCTGAAAAGACTAAGACAAGCCCTCCACCCTCTCAATACATGGAATCCTAA
- the LOC111799676 gene encoding F-box protein At4g35930, whose amino-acid sequence MGKVKEGMGEAFLNERESKKLKRRRRTNGSSGKYLKPGALAKLRCSKGSVGKSCTYLGRKRVAVLDAGKTKRNNAGLEDKVSDRSPLMLSPVKLVMHINHISTPRTPRVESCESESRLESLPMDLLVKVLCHLHHDQLRAVFHVSQRIRKAVLMARQFHFNYTTPDRSRQEMLRTTTPRPTEHWPFVSKGDGKGFSLPSPHTPKAPRHGPRPPSRLKVSEMRQVAAVLFQESGFPSRCMVPSVIPKPLCKSLASNRVLFYEEELCQAVAQNKLR is encoded by the exons ATGGGGAAAGTAAAGGAAGGAATGGGGGAGGCGTTTTTGAACGAAAGGGAGTCGAAGAAATTGAAGAGGAGACGGCGGACGAACGGCTCTTCTGGGAAGTATTTGAAGCCTGGTGCTCTGGCGAAGCTGCGGTGCAGCAAGGGCTCGGTTGGTAAATCTTGTACTTATCTTGGAAGGAAGAGGGTGGCTGTGTTGGATGCTGGGAAGACTAAGAGGAATAATGCGGGGCTTGAGGACAAGGTTTCTGATAGAAGTCCTTTGATGTTGTCACCTGTCAAGTTGGTGATGCATATAAATCATATTAGTACCCCAAGAACTCCTCGGGTTGAAAGCTGCGAATCAGAGTCGCGACTGGAATCTCTGCCTATGGATCTATTG GTGAAAGTACTTTGCCATTTGCACCACGACCAACTGAGGGCTGTATTCCATGTCTCTCAACGGATCAGAAAGGCT GTTTTGATGGCGAGGCAGTTCCACTTTAATTACACAACCCCAGATCGATCCAGGCAGGAGATGTTGAGAACAACCACCCCTCGACCCACTGAACACTGGCCCTTTGTAAG CAAGGGAGATGGTAAAGGCTTTTCATTGCCAAGCCCCCACACTCCGAAAGCACCAAGACACGGTCCTCGACCGCCATCTCGTCTGAAAGTTTCAGAGATGAGACAGGTTGCTGCTGTTCTGTTTCAAGAATCAGGTTTTCCTTCAAGATGCATGGTTCCCTCTGTTATACCTAAGCCACTCTGCAAATCCCTGGCCTCGAACCGGGTTCTGTTCTACGAGGAGGAGTTGTGCCAAGCTGTTGCTCAAAATAAACTTCGTTGA